The proteins below come from a single Methanothrix thermoacetophila PT genomic window:
- a CDS encoding slipin family protein has product MPIPVTLLAASVLFAVAFMVSARVVRQYERAVVFRLGKLHGEKGPGILFLLPLIDRMIRVDMRVRELDVPKQTVISSDNVTLEVDAVIYYKVSDASKAIIEVEDYEAATLLLAQTTLRDVLGQNQLDTILSDRDDLNKKIQEILDTITGPWGMRVVMVTMRDVALPENMLRAIARQAEAEREKRARIILAEGELRASQMMNDAATMYEDKPSALKLREFQTLAEIAREKNLIVVASGVNDDRKASETPLLMALAKAAADKI; this is encoded by the coding sequence ATGCCGATCCCTGTAACTCTCTTGGCTGCATCTGTACTTTTTGCTGTAGCATTCATGGTGTCCGCCAGAGTGGTAAGGCAGTACGAGCGAGCGGTGGTTTTCAGACTCGGAAAGCTGCATGGCGAAAAGGGACCGGGGATTCTCTTTCTGTTGCCATTGATAGATAGAATGATACGTGTGGACATGCGGGTGAGGGAGCTGGATGTCCCGAAGCAGACTGTTATTAGCAGTGACAATGTAACGCTGGAGGTGGACGCAGTCATATACTACAAGGTGAGTGATGCCTCAAAAGCAATCATCGAAGTAGAGGACTATGAGGCGGCCACACTTCTGCTTGCCCAGACCACCCTTAGAGATGTTCTTGGACAGAATCAGCTTGACACAATCCTCTCTGACAGAGACGACCTCAATAAGAAAATACAGGAAATCCTGGACACCATCACGGGTCCATGGGGAATGCGCGTGGTGATGGTTACCATGAGGGATGTGGCTCTGCCTGAGAACATGCTGAGGGCTATTGCCAGGCAGGCGGAGGCAGAGAGAGAGAAAAGGGCCAGGATCATACTGGCGGAAGGTGAGCTGCGGGCTTCGCAGATGATGAACGATGCTGCAACGATGTACGAGGACAAGCCCAGCGCGCTAAAGCTCAGAGAGTTCCAGACCCTGGCAGAGATTGCCAGAGAGAAAAATCTGATTGTGGTCGCTTCTGGAGTTAATGACGATCGTAAGGCGTCTGAAACTCCCCTTCTAATGGCACTTGCAAAGGCAGCTGCTGATAAGATATGA
- a CDS encoding ABC transporter substrate-binding protein: MLIVVFVLSSFIATASYPKTFTDTQGREITLEKPVERIITRSPDEARIIIALGAGDKLIASEQATKYCLCPMTFGDTSEGCVNCFETIIEGRMPDLPEISTRYDIYFEKIAALNPDIIFCGSLKDAEAFEDKIGCPVVVLGGRGWNFSDEGYFNSIEVAGKALDKEEEAKELIDFIKSKIDRVKSVTDEMDDSEKPKVYFASRGASAAFYDPKEGRDFTRTEPEYDPLTVAGGINVASDIPGSTVNVGLEQIIAWNPDYIFIASSDPGNYTALNFIKNSPELQSVNAIKNGNVYYCFYPHCRGTPPDRNLLNMMYMAKILHPDKFRDLDLEKEGNEIFRAFLGVDNVFTEYADYLVWPRDYLNSLK, encoded by the coding sequence ATGCTGATAGTGGTATTTGTGTTGTCAAGCTTTATCGCAACAGCATCATATCCAAAGACATTCACAGATACCCAGGGTCGTGAGATCACACTTGAAAAGCCTGTAGAGAGAATAATAACCAGATCTCCGGATGAGGCCAGAATCATCATAGCACTTGGCGCAGGAGATAAGCTCATAGCATCAGAGCAGGCTACAAAATACTGCCTCTGCCCAATGACATTTGGTGATACCTCCGAGGGATGCGTTAATTGCTTTGAGACCATCATCGAGGGACGCATGCCAGATCTTCCAGAAATCAGCACCAGATATGACATATATTTCGAGAAGATCGCAGCTCTGAATCCCGACATAATTTTTTGTGGAAGCTTGAAGGATGCTGAAGCATTTGAGGATAAGATCGGTTGTCCGGTTGTGGTTCTTGGCGGTCGTGGTTGGAACTTCAGCGATGAAGGATACTTTAATAGCATCGAGGTGGCTGGTAAGGCGCTGGACAAAGAAGAAGAAGCAAAAGAGCTTATCGATTTCATAAAAAGCAAGATAGATAGAGTAAAATCTGTAACCGATGAGATGGATGATAGCGAGAAGCCCAAGGTCTACTTCGCATCAAGGGGTGCCAGCGCGGCATTTTATGATCCAAAGGAGGGGCGGGATTTCACAAGAACCGAACCGGAATACGATCCCCTGACGGTAGCAGGTGGTATAAATGTTGCATCTGATATCCCAGGATCAACGGTCAACGTGGGGCTAGAACAGATAATCGCCTGGAACCCCGACTACATATTCATAGCAAGCAGCGATCCTGGAAACTACACGGCACTGAATTTCATCAAAAACAGCCCTGAGCTTCAGTCAGTCAACGCAATCAAAAACGGCAACGTGTACTATTGCTTCTATCCGCACTGCCGCGGGACGCCTCCCGATAGAAACCTGCTGAACATGATGTACATGGCAAAGATTCTGCATCCAGATAAGTTCAGGGATCTCGATCTCGAGAAGGAAGGCAATGAGATCTTCAGGGCATTCCTGGGAGTTGATAACGTCTTCACAGAGTATGCAGATTACCTCGTGTGGCCAAGAGATTACCTCAACAGCCTGAAGTAG
- a CDS encoding FtsZ/tubulin family protein — translation MRSCCVGIGGCGGKMLEVFLKPLDIYLPFRDPEPVAFGKIKGVYIEAYTPDAQKNKFFKPANVGYPGYVIPHASIPDDSKILSYVSHKYGFYLKKEGFHRKAEYLKAIFEIFEIDETLKGIAKMENPILDATWDAIKRYTTLAESGECDNILFIVSLGGGTGTGFINPIVNYIRSGGRREFPVFVLGILTEEGEDSRTGVSEEQRGLAAAISIYDLLTKNKDEGVDALIPIDNQILIDKFGSNYTSINDYISRVMRPFLADRPFPQEEMDGQGLREEFLKNLSKPPVMIPCYASLDSKKSSNPETELVSKALTGSVQNDECGPLFPCNPEMAERAFVFSRGYISKDKLESSVQSITGLDRKDIFVWRKLGENRKSDVLVLLRNPYGSGYSGPFEKKMCRIISLALDYISQKKQETLQVVEEGDDQALTSQSTDALSSYFNRLTSELKNAKSRLKEGKKPFFLNELQIFERSSNNTHQQDNVIQNNHGPSEEMIRKIVQEELRKLLPAAT, via the coding sequence ATGAGATCGTGCTGTGTTGGCATAGGCGGATGTGGAGGTAAAATGCTTGAGGTGTTTCTCAAACCACTGGATATTTATTTACCCTTTCGCGATCCTGAACCGGTGGCATTTGGCAAAATTAAGGGCGTATACATAGAAGCATATACGCCAGATGCCCAAAAAAACAAATTCTTTAAGCCAGCAAACGTGGGATATCCAGGATATGTCATACCTCATGCATCAATACCCGATGATTCCAAAATATTGAGTTACGTATCTCATAAGTATGGATTCTATCTTAAGAAGGAGGGGTTTCACCGAAAGGCAGAGTATCTCAAAGCCATATTTGAGATATTTGAGATCGATGAAACACTGAAAGGAATCGCTAAAATGGAGAATCCAATACTTGATGCAACATGGGATGCTATAAAAAGATATACAACGTTAGCTGAAAGCGGAGAGTGTGACAATATTCTATTCATTGTGTCACTTGGTGGCGGTACAGGTACGGGCTTCATAAACCCTATAGTCAACTATATACGATCAGGGGGAAGAAGGGAGTTTCCTGTTTTTGTTCTTGGAATACTAACGGAGGAAGGGGAGGACTCCAGAACTGGTGTATCCGAGGAGCAAAGAGGACTGGCAGCAGCAATATCAATATACGACCTTCTCACGAAGAACAAAGATGAAGGCGTGGACGCTCTTATTCCCATAGATAATCAGATTCTTATTGATAAGTTTGGGTCGAACTATACAAGTATAAATGATTATATATCTCGTGTTATGAGACCGTTTCTTGCAGATCGTCCTTTTCCACAAGAGGAAATGGATGGTCAAGGCCTTAGAGAGGAGTTCTTGAAAAACCTATCTAAACCGCCTGTCATGATTCCCTGCTATGCATCATTGGACAGCAAGAAGTCCAGCAACCCTGAGACGGAACTGGTCTCAAAAGCCCTCACAGGAAGCGTGCAAAATGATGAATGCGGCCCGCTGTTCCCATGCAACCCGGAAATGGCGGAGAGGGCGTTTGTCTTCTCGAGAGGGTATATATCAAAGGATAAGCTAGAGTCATCCGTACAGAGCATCACGGGACTTGATAGGAAAGACATATTCGTATGGAGAAAACTCGGAGAAAACAGGAAGAGTGATGTTCTGGTACTGCTGCGAAACCCCTACGGATCAGGATACAGTGGGCCGTTTGAAAAAAAGATGTGCCGCATTATCTCCCTCGCTTTGGATTACATATCACAGAAAAAGCAAGAGACTCTTCAAGTTGTAGAGGAGGGTGATGACCAGGCGCTGACATCTCAGTCTACCGATGCTCTGAGCAGCTACTTCAATCGCCTCACCAGTGAGCTGAAGAATGCAAAGTCCAGGCTCAAGGAGGGAAAGAAGCCGTTCTTCTTAAATGAGCTACAGATATTCGAGAGATCGTCGAACAACACGCATCAACAGGACAACGTTATTCAGAACAATCACGGGCCTTCAGAGGAGATGATCAGAAAGATCGTGCAGGAAGAGCTCAGGAAGCTGCTTCCAGCAGCGACCTGA
- a CDS encoding DUF4352 domain-containing protein — MIRTAALGVMLILMLCVMDSASVLPVTGGNGELCCTVFDIFKGPLYQGGSYDADRMILYIDAGLRWSNGSCAELSRVKYILIDGNDRSYSRDIASSRPVSPGRELLAFVVPREAIPKSLVVDSGIGEVFKVDLGEPLNYSDENITVTYYGIMGSRLDYNRKALDIDISVRNNSSNPMRISPENCTLVDQWGWGYRATDGFETRTLNANESIRGVVRFRYLAPSSIPSLLLYNLSYGDGMIVISEGSCENTTEPSKEDSSGECNSCTVDESSVKGRVAAAKERLARVRAAHDTES, encoded by the coding sequence ATGATACGAACAGCTGCTCTGGGGGTCATGCTCATACTGATGCTGTGCGTGATGGATTCCGCATCGGTGCTGCCTGTGACAGGCGGCAACGGAGAGCTCTGCTGCACAGTCTTCGACATTTTCAAAGGGCCCCTGTATCAGGGAGGCTCTTACGATGCAGACAGGATGATTCTGTACATTGATGCCGGTCTGAGATGGAGCAACGGGAGCTGCGCGGAGCTTTCCCGTGTCAAATATATTCTGATCGACGGAAATGACAGGAGCTACAGCAGAGATATAGCATCGAGCAGGCCCGTCTCTCCGGGACGGGAGCTCCTCGCATTCGTGGTTCCGAGAGAGGCGATCCCGAAGAGTCTTGTAGTGGACTCTGGAATCGGGGAGGTGTTCAAGGTGGATCTCGGGGAGCCGCTGAACTATTCGGATGAGAACATCACGGTCACATATTATGGCATCATGGGATCGAGGCTTGATTACAATCGGAAGGCGCTTGATATAGATATCTCTGTAAGAAACAACTCATCCAATCCCATGAGAATATCCCCTGAGAACTGCACACTAGTGGACCAGTGGGGCTGGGGATACAGGGCGACTGATGGCTTCGAGACCAGAACGCTGAACGCCAACGAGAGCATCCGGGGAGTGGTGCGGTTCAGGTACCTCGCGCCATCCAGCATCCCATCACTTCTGCTATACAACCTCTCGTATGGGGATGGGATGATAGTGATAAGCGAGGGTAGCTGCGAGAACACAACCGAGCCCTCCAAGGAGGACTCATCTGGAGAGTGCAACAGCTGTACTGTAGATGAGAGCAGCGTCAAGGGGCGGGTCGCAGCTGCAAAGGAGCGCCTCGCCAGGGTACGTGCCGCACATGATACCGAGTCGTAG
- a CDS encoding class I SAM-dependent methyltransferase — protein sequence MPGIINWDELWKAVHPGGFHHNGDPAAYWDKKAKAFNQRVMKHREWAEMQVASLKLQPHETVLDIGAGTGRLAIPMARMAKSVTALDRSGGMLKCLKANMQAEGISNITCIQRDWEEIGVDEIPPHDVVLSSNSLGVVDLRTALAKMDQLAKRAVYIFTFTDHRRDGGFMEFLMPEHSRRSPSWPADYLIIYNLLADMGIHADISIHRFESSEYYANLDDAVASWKEMHDISDEKVPKLREFLSQKLIPTDQGLQMHRRSKIARISWQKDMQFEV from the coding sequence ATGCCAGGAATCATCAACTGGGATGAGCTCTGGAAGGCTGTACATCCAGGTGGCTTCCATCACAACGGTGATCCAGCAGCCTACTGGGACAAGAAAGCGAAGGCATTCAACCAGAGGGTCATGAAGCACAGAGAATGGGCGGAGATGCAGGTAGCCTCCCTGAAGCTCCAGCCGCACGAAACTGTGCTTGATATTGGAGCCGGCACAGGCAGGCTCGCCATTCCGATGGCCAGGATGGCTAAGAGTGTAACAGCCCTGGATCGTTCCGGAGGAATGCTGAAATGTCTCAAAGCGAACATGCAGGCAGAGGGCATTTCGAATATAACATGCATCCAGAGGGATTGGGAGGAGATCGGGGTGGACGAGATCCCACCTCACGATGTCGTCCTCTCATCCAACTCTCTTGGCGTCGTTGATCTCAGAACGGCTCTTGCCAAGATGGACCAGCTGGCCAAGAGAGCTGTTTACATATTCACATTTACAGATCACAGACGAGATGGCGGCTTTATGGAGTTTCTGATGCCAGAGCATTCTCGCCGATCCCCCAGCTGGCCGGCTGATTATCTGATTATATATAATTTGCTTGCAGATATGGGGATCCATGCTGATATCAGTATCCATAGGTTTGAGTCATCTGAGTATTATGCCAACCTCGATGACGCAGTAGCAAGCTGGAAGGAGATGCATGATATCTCTGATGAAAAGGTGCCGAAGCTAAGAGAATTCCTTTCGCAAAAGCTGATTCCAACCGATCAGGGGCTTCAGATGCATCGGCGATCAAAGATTGCGAGAATCTCCTGGCAGAAAGATATGCAGTTTGAGGTTTAG
- a CDS encoding FecCD family ABC transporter permease: MNTRVFFRGNARKRAPIARRTGKKSGMQLAHEQFKLFRSIFVLAILLFLLLLTGFVITLGPLNISMYDAYSALLERFLPSYFQVDALTSRVVWNIRFPRIVGGLMAGFGLGMCGCVMQAVLKNPLASPFTLGISAGAQFGISVAAVIGFAIFGGPYFIIGNAFICALLCSLLIVALAAIKGATSENLVLAGIAVNYFFTAMSQLLKYFASDEQLRIMTNWGMGDLAAFSWANSRILLGIFLICFPLLISRSWDLNIMTAGDDAAKSIGVDAERTRIFIMVISSLLVATIVCFVGTIGFVGLVAPHMARMVIGGDHRFLIPASGALGSLVLVSADAVGMNAIAPTIIPTGIMTSIIGVPFFMYLMLKGKRKEFWT, from the coding sequence ATGAACACCAGGGTCTTTTTCCGCGGAAATGCTCGTAAAAGAGCGCCGATTGCAAGACGCACTGGTAAAAAGAGCGGTATGCAGCTTGCTCACGAGCAGTTCAAGCTGTTCAGATCAATATTTGTGTTGGCGATACTCCTGTTCCTTCTTCTCCTAACAGGCTTTGTAATAACACTGGGCCCTCTCAATATATCCATGTATGATGCATATTCTGCTCTTCTCGAGCGCTTTTTGCCTTCGTATTTTCAGGTTGATGCTCTCACTTCACGTGTGGTCTGGAACATAAGATTCCCCCGGATAGTCGGTGGACTAATGGCAGGTTTCGGTCTTGGGATGTGCGGGTGTGTTATGCAGGCTGTGCTGAAGAACCCGCTTGCCAGCCCGTTCACACTGGGTATAAGTGCCGGAGCCCAGTTTGGAATTTCTGTGGCAGCCGTTATCGGGTTTGCGATTTTTGGAGGACCTTATTTCATCATCGGGAATGCATTCATCTGCGCTCTGCTCTGCTCATTGCTTATTGTTGCTCTTGCTGCCATTAAAGGTGCCACATCCGAGAACCTTGTCCTCGCAGGCATTGCTGTAAATTATTTCTTTACCGCCATGAGTCAGCTTCTTAAGTACTTCGCATCTGATGAGCAGCTTAGAATTATGACCAACTGGGGAATGGGCGATCTGGCCGCATTCTCCTGGGCAAATTCAAGAATACTCCTGGGCATATTTCTGATATGCTTCCCCCTGCTCATATCAAGATCCTGGGATCTCAACATCATGACAGCTGGAGATGATGCGGCCAAGAGCATCGGCGTGGATGCGGAGCGAACTCGCATATTCATAATGGTCATCTCGAGTTTACTGGTTGCGACAATAGTTTGCTTTGTGGGGACGATTGGTTTTGTGGGTCTGGTCGCACCTCACATGGCCCGTATGGTGATAGGCGGAGACCACAGGTTTCTGATTCCAGCATCCGGTGCACTTGGCTCGCTGGTTCTAGTATCAGCAGACGCTGTTGGGATGAACGCGATTGCGCCTACCATAATTCCCACTGGCATAATGACCTCAATTATTGGGGTCCCATTCTTCATGTATCTGATGCTGAAGGGCAAGCGCAAGGAGTTCTGGACATGA
- a CDS encoding ABC transporter ATP-binding protein, whose protein sequence is MMIKLQAKNLTFSYNSHPILNDLSFEIPPSNLVTIVGPNGSGKSTLIKCIDRILSPQKGSILIDRKELTRMNRREVARYLSYVPQSSVRVFPTNVFDTILMGRRPHIGWLGSQDDERKVWDVLRLLDIEHLAMKNFDELSGGQQQKVLIARALVQEAEVMLLDEPTSNLDIWHQIDVMNVIRDIVKSRDITAIMALHDLNLASAYSDRIIMMHKGRIVAVGDPEFVITKENIASVYRVEAAVRNVSGKPIILPLRQIREKMY, encoded by the coding sequence ATGATGATCAAGCTGCAGGCCAAGAACCTCACATTTAGCTATAACAGCCATCCCATATTGAACGATCTCAGCTTTGAGATACCACCATCAAATCTTGTCACAATAGTCGGTCCGAACGGTTCTGGCAAATCAACACTCATAAAGTGCATTGACCGTATACTCTCACCCCAAAAGGGCAGCATCTTGATCGACAGGAAGGAGCTCACGAGGATGAACAGGAGAGAGGTGGCCAGGTATCTCTCCTACGTACCTCAAAGCTCCGTGAGGGTCTTCCCCACAAACGTCTTTGACACCATACTGATGGGAAGAAGGCCCCACATCGGATGGTTGGGAAGCCAGGATGACGAACGCAAGGTATGGGATGTCCTGAGGCTTCTTGATATCGAACATCTGGCCATGAAAAACTTCGATGAACTCTCAGGAGGTCAGCAGCAGAAGGTTCTCATCGCTCGAGCGCTGGTTCAGGAGGCAGAGGTCATGCTGCTGGATGAACCCACCAGCAACCTGGACATATGGCATCAGATCGATGTGATGAATGTGATCAGGGACATCGTCAAGAGCAGAGATATCACTGCCATAATGGCACTGCATGACCTCAACCTGGCATCTGCCTATTCAGATCGAATAATCATGATGCACAAGGGCAGGATCGTGGCCGTCGGAGACCCGGAGTTTGTGATCACAAAAGAGAATATCGCATCGGTGTATCGTGTGGAAGCTGCTGTGCGAAACGTATCTGGCAAGCCTATTATTCTGCCTCTGAGACAGATCCGTGAGAAGATGTACTGA